One window of the Niallia circulans genome contains the following:
- the menA gene encoding 1,4-dihydroxy-2-naphthoate polyprenyltransferase, with the protein MSIRSFLKLVEIQTKIASIFPFFIGILFVLYRYEALHWKNTLIFFASMLIFDLTTTAINNYMDYRKANSDEYRKEKNVIGQEGIKESTVIATIFTLFFTATGLGIWLTAETGLLVLLIGFICFCIGILYTFGPIPLSRMPLGEVFSGVTMGFGIVFLTVYVNAFDYGIASLVWEQDVILLQVNIIKIIEIIIVSLPCMFTIANLMLANNICDVEDDIKNHRFTLPFYLGKKYSLWLYNGLYAGSFMAILISVFFHLLPVIALISLIAILPVYKHIRIFNQIQVKSKTFSLAVKNLIIVNGCLVLSLAMFFIIS; encoded by the coding sequence ATGTCGATTCGTTCATTTTTAAAGTTAGTAGAAATACAAACAAAAATAGCTAGTATCTTCCCATTTTTTATTGGCATATTATTCGTATTATATCGGTATGAGGCACTTCATTGGAAAAATACACTAATATTCTTTGCCTCTATGTTGATCTTTGATTTAACAACAACGGCGATTAATAATTATATGGATTATCGAAAGGCAAATAGTGATGAATATAGGAAGGAAAAAAACGTAATAGGACAAGAGGGGATAAAGGAAAGCACCGTTATCGCAACCATATTCACCCTTTTTTTTACAGCAACGGGGCTAGGTATTTGGCTTACTGCTGAAACAGGATTATTGGTGCTTTTGATTGGATTTATCTGCTTTTGCATTGGCATCCTCTATACCTTTGGACCAATTCCTTTATCAAGAATGCCTTTAGGAGAAGTTTTTTCCGGTGTAACAATGGGATTTGGGATCGTTTTTCTTACGGTCTATGTCAATGCGTTTGATTATGGGATTGCTTCCTTAGTATGGGAACAAGACGTGATTTTGCTGCAAGTAAACATAATAAAAATAATCGAAATAATCATTGTATCTTTACCTTGTATGTTTACGATCGCGAATCTTATGCTGGCAAACAATATTTGTGATGTAGAAGACGATATAAAAAATCATCGTTTCACTTTACCATTTTATTTAGGAAAGAAATACTCCCTATGGCTGTATAATGGCCTTTATGCGGGATCCTTTATGGCTATATTAATCTCTGTGTTTTTTCACTTACTACCAGTTATTGCGTTAATTAGCTTAATTGCTATTTTACCAGTTTATAAGCATATTCGGATTTTTAACCAAATCCAAGTTAAATCTAAAACATTTAGTTTAGCAGTGAAAAATCTAATTATTGTGAATGGATGTCTAGTATTATCTTTAGCTATGTTTTTTATTATTAGTTAA
- a CDS encoding energy-coupling factor transporter ATPase, whose product MQIELKDVSANYQIGPIRKPNVLNSINLTIESGTFTALIGRTGAGKSSLLKILNGLLLPTKGSVRIGETMIESPIQKENIRKIRKQVGMVFQFPESQLFAETVEKDICFGPLNFGVSLEEAQEKAAQVIELVGLEPSILSKSPFALSGGQKRRVAIAGILAMEPSVLVLDEPGAGLDPQGKKEIMSLLATWHKQASLTTILVTHDMEDVALFADQVILMDQGKIIKSDKTKMIFSDPALLESWGLEMPQARYYQMKIEQETGIKLPRVCLTLDELADALVSVGLV is encoded by the coding sequence ATGCAAATCGAATTAAAAGATGTATCTGCTAATTATCAAATTGGACCGATCCGTAAACCCAATGTATTAAACTCCATCAATCTTACTATTGAATCAGGTACTTTTACAGCACTCATCGGAAGAACTGGTGCAGGAAAATCAAGTCTATTAAAGATATTGAACGGCTTACTTCTTCCAACAAAAGGAAGCGTTCGTATAGGAGAGACAATGATAGAATCACCTATCCAAAAAGAGAATATCCGTAAGATTCGAAAGCAAGTGGGGATGGTGTTCCAATTTCCAGAGTCCCAATTATTTGCGGAAACAGTGGAAAAGGACATTTGTTTTGGTCCGCTTAACTTTGGCGTATCGTTGGAAGAAGCGCAAGAAAAGGCTGCACAGGTAATTGAGCTAGTGGGCTTAGAGCCGTCTATTTTATCAAAATCCCCCTTTGCTTTATCGGGAGGACAAAAAAGGCGAGTGGCGATTGCAGGAATATTAGCAATGGAGCCATCTGTACTTGTCTTAGATGAACCTGGGGCGGGGTTGGATCCGCAGGGGAAAAAGGAAATAATGTCTCTTCTAGCTACTTGGCATAAACAAGCATCTTTAACAACTATTCTCGTTACACACGATATGGAGGATGTGGCTTTATTCGCAGACCAAGTTATTTTAATGGATCAAGGAAAAATTATCAAATCGGACAAAACAAAAATGATTTTTTCAGATCCAGCTTTATTGGAAAGTTGGGGGCTGGAAATGCCACAGGCTCGGTATTATCAAATGAAAATTGAACAAGAAACAGGAATAAAATTACCAAGGGTTTGCTTAACGCTGGATGAATTAGCAGATGCTTTAGTTTCGGTGGGGTTAGTATGA
- a CDS encoding dihydrodipicolinate synthase family protein: MITQNPFVSYSVAMVTPFDQREKLSQTGIYSLIDYYKQNHVPALLISGSTGEQHSMTIEERQILYREVKSAGKDAFLLIGGVAAVRTTDTIRLAEAAQKEGLDGIMLGFPPYLRINQKEAAAYVEQVCAVTNLPILLYNNPSRTGFNLELNTLYRLVEKHPQIKGLKEAGNPDNALILQKELGSSFSVLTGTDLYLLDHLRNGYDGITSIIGNIFPQEIQQIVQLIKSQKWELAKKQFSKLLPTIHTILEIGALRAIKYLLSESNIEAGICRKPLSTLNKQEQKTLMEVWQKGEA, from the coding sequence ATGATTACACAAAATCCATTTGTTTCATATAGTGTTGCAATGGTAACCCCCTTTGATCAAAGGGAAAAGCTTTCGCAAACCGGCATCTATTCATTAATAGATTACTATAAACAGAATCATGTCCCGGCACTGCTTATTAGTGGATCAACAGGGGAACAGCATTCCATGACAATCGAAGAAAGACAGATTCTCTATCGGGAGGTAAAGTCCGCAGGGAAAGATGCTTTTCTTCTCATTGGTGGAGTTGCTGCTGTAAGAACGACAGATACCATTCGACTGGCGGAAGCTGCTCAAAAAGAAGGATTAGATGGAATAATGCTTGGCTTTCCTCCTTATTTACGTATTAATCAAAAAGAAGCTGCAGCATATGTTGAACAAGTTTGCGCAGTTACCAATTTACCCATCTTGCTTTACAATAATCCTTCCCGTACTGGATTTAACCTGGAATTAAATACTCTCTATCGTTTAGTAGAGAAACATCCCCAAATAAAAGGGTTAAAGGAAGCTGGAAATCCCGACAATGCTCTTATCCTCCAAAAAGAGCTTGGTTCATCCTTCTCTGTCTTAACCGGTACAGATTTATACCTTTTAGACCATTTGCGCAACGGATATGATGGAATTACTAGTATAATAGGAAATATTTTCCCGCAAGAAATACAACAAATTGTTCAATTGATAAAATCACAAAAATGGGAATTGGCGAAAAAACAGTTCTCCAAATTGCTACCAACGATACATACTATTCTAGAAATAGGTGCACTGCGTGCTATTAAATATCTATTATCTGAAAGCAATATAGAAGCAGGTATTTGTAGAAAGCCATTATCCACTTTGAATAAACAAGAACAGAAAACCCTAATGGAGGTTTGGCAAAAAGGAGAGGCATGA
- a CDS encoding metal-dependent hydrolase, producing MKITYHGQSTIEISTEGKSLIIDPFISGNPSAVTKVEEVKVDAVLLTHAHMDHILDAAPIAKANNAPVVANPELAAYMSWQGVETIGMNIGGTVDLGFAKAKMTHAFHSSGIIDEENKNILYGGMPGGYIIEAEGKTIHHAGDTGLFSDMKMIGDRHPLDVVFLPIGDHFTMGPEDALQAAEWYQAKLIIPIHYNTFPVIEQDAKEFVTKLEELGLKGKVLELGETFEL from the coding sequence ATGAAAATTACTTATCATGGTCAATCCACTATTGAAATTAGTACAGAAGGAAAGTCTCTAATTATTGACCCGTTTATTAGTGGCAACCCTTCTGCTGTTACAAAAGTAGAAGAAGTGAAAGTGGATGCTGTTTTACTGACACATGCACATATGGATCATATTCTCGATGCGGCACCAATCGCCAAAGCAAATAATGCTCCAGTTGTTGCTAACCCTGAATTAGCTGCTTATATGTCCTGGCAAGGTGTAGAAACAATTGGTATGAATATCGGCGGAACAGTCGATTTAGGCTTTGCTAAAGCAAAAATGACGCATGCATTCCACAGTTCCGGGATTATTGATGAGGAAAATAAAAATATCTTATATGGCGGAATGCCAGGTGGATATATTATTGAGGCAGAAGGGAAAACCATCCATCATGCCGGAGACACTGGACTTTTCAGTGATATGAAGATGATTGGAGATCGACACCCATTAGATGTTGTCTTTCTACCAATTGGAGACCATTTTACAATGGGACCCGAGGATGCGCTGCAAGCGGCTGAATGGTATCAAGCAAAACTAATTATTCCCATCCACTACAATACATTCCCTGTAATTGAGCAAGACGCTAAAGAGTTTGTAACTAAGCTTGAAGAACTTGGTTTGAAAGGGAAAGTATTAGAGCTAGGTGAAACATTCGAATTGTAA
- a CDS encoding Gx transporter family protein, which produces MTKNQRLVYIALLASQAVIISLLERAIPFPFAFAPGAKLGLANIITCLALYTLPTKDAFKVVAIRLCLATLLGGTLSTFMYSASGALLSFIGMWGVKQLGTKRISLIGVSTTGAIFHNIGQLAIASFVAQTWTVFLYLPILSFIGILSGIAIGILANYLITHVEKLQFYRDLSEINESR; this is translated from the coding sequence ATGACAAAAAATCAACGCCTTGTATATATAGCACTGCTTGCTTCCCAAGCGGTAATTATCAGCTTATTAGAACGGGCTATCCCATTTCCCTTTGCATTTGCTCCAGGAGCGAAGCTTGGATTAGCAAATATTATCACCTGCTTAGCCTTATATACACTTCCCACAAAAGATGCCTTTAAAGTGGTCGCAATTCGGCTCTGTCTCGCCACCTTATTAGGAGGGACACTTTCTACTTTTATGTATAGTGCCAGTGGAGCCCTTTTAAGCTTTATCGGCATGTGGGGTGTAAAGCAACTTGGAACAAAACGAATTAGCTTAATTGGTGTTAGTACAACTGGAGCCATTTTTCATAATATTGGTCAATTAGCCATTGCAAGCTTTGTTGCGCAAACATGGACTGTATTCTTATATTTACCTATTCTATCTTTTATCGGTATCCTATCAGGAATAGCAATAGGAATACTCGCCAACTATTTAATCACACATGTAGAAAAACTACAGTTTTATAGAGATTTATCGGAAATAAACGAATCTAGATAG
- a CDS encoding FAD-dependent oxidoreductase: MDKKNIVIIGAGYAGVHAAKKLAKKYKKDDSVSITLIDRHSYHTMMTELHEVAAHRVEPDAIQFDLRRLFNRTKVNLVTDNVKHVDYQSKVVTTEHGQFAFDYLILGMGGEPNDFGTPGVQENGFTLWSWEDAVKLREHIEKIVRKAAHVHDEATRKAMLTFTVCGSGFTGIEMVGELIEWKERLAKDNKLDAEDITLYVVEAAPTILNMLERRDADKAESYMVKKGVKILKSSPIVEVKEDAIVLKSGEELPTYTLIWTAGVRANSDTKDYGMSAGRAGRLKVNAHMESEDYKDVYVVGDLAYFEEEPGKPTPQIVEAAEQTAMTAAKNIIAEISDGEKEKYEGKYHGVMVSIGARYGVANLSGMHLSGWFANFMKHMVNLYYFFGIRSGYYMYQYVMHEFFHTKDKRNIFRDFLTRYGNVLWSLPLRVFVAGFWIVEACAKLWGESTWKDSISSWSKVPNLFNGLGDDSWLTATSVKMPFEWLQTATSGASEAATSTDFATPILNKMPFWFEWIMKIMLPTPEVALFMQKMMIFIELAIGLAILAGLFTWLANAASAGFLVMFTLTAMLGWDKVWALPASIALMNGSGRTFGLDYWVVPFLQRKLGDWWYGKERAIYKDYK, translated from the coding sequence ATGGACAAGAAAAATATTGTCATAATCGGAGCAGGTTATGCGGGGGTTCATGCCGCAAAAAAGCTTGCTAAAAAGTATAAAAAAGATGATTCGGTTTCCATTACACTTATAGATAGACATTCCTATCATACAATGATGACTGAATTACATGAGGTTGCTGCGCATAGAGTAGAACCGGATGCTATTCAATTTGATTTACGTCGTTTATTTAATCGTACAAAGGTTAATTTGGTTACAGACAATGTGAAACATGTTGATTATCAAAGTAAAGTAGTTACAACTGAACACGGCCAATTTGCCTTCGATTATCTCATCCTAGGAATGGGCGGCGAACCAAATGACTTTGGTACGCCCGGAGTACAAGAAAATGGCTTTACCCTTTGGTCTTGGGAAGATGCTGTTAAACTAAGAGAACATATTGAAAAAATTGTTCGTAAAGCTGCTCATGTTCATGATGAAGCAACAAGAAAGGCAATGCTTACCTTTACTGTATGTGGTTCAGGCTTCACAGGAATCGAAATGGTTGGGGAACTGATTGAATGGAAAGAACGATTAGCAAAAGACAATAAGCTAGATGCAGAGGATATTACTTTATATGTGGTTGAAGCTGCTCCTACTATATTAAATATGCTAGAACGCAGAGATGCCGATAAAGCAGAAAGCTATATGGTAAAAAAGGGAGTTAAAATCTTAAAAAGCTCCCCAATCGTCGAAGTAAAAGAAGACGCTATCGTATTAAAATCAGGCGAAGAGCTTCCAACTTACACTCTTATTTGGACAGCAGGAGTTCGCGCTAATTCGGATACAAAAGATTACGGCATGTCAGCTGGAAGAGCAGGCCGCTTAAAAGTTAATGCTCATATGGAATCTGAAGACTACAAAGATGTCTATGTAGTCGGTGACTTAGCCTATTTTGAAGAAGAGCCTGGAAAACCAACTCCACAAATTGTAGAAGCGGCCGAACAAACTGCTATGACTGCAGCAAAGAATATTATTGCAGAAATCAGTGACGGTGAAAAGGAAAAATATGAAGGTAAATACCATGGGGTTATGGTTTCTATCGGAGCAAGATACGGTGTTGCAAATTTAAGCGGCATGCATTTAAGCGGCTGGTTTGCAAATTTCATGAAGCATATGGTTAATCTATATTATTTCTTTGGTATTAGAAGCGGCTATTATATGTACCAATATGTGATGCATGAATTTTTCCACACAAAAGATAAACGTAATATTTTCCGTGATTTCTTAACCCGCTATGGCAATGTTCTTTGGAGCTTACCTTTACGTGTATTTGTCGCAGGTTTCTGGATTGTAGAAGCATGTGCGAAGCTTTGGGGAGAATCGACATGGAAAGATTCTATTTCCAGCTGGTCAAAGGTTCCAAACTTATTTAATGGTCTTGGAGACGATTCATGGTTAACTGCTACAAGTGTCAAAATGCCTTTTGAGTGGCTGCAAACTGCTACAAGTGGGGCAAGTGAAGCTGCTACTTCTACTGACTTTGCAACCCCGATATTAAATAAAATGCCATTCTGGTTTGAGTGGATTATGAAAATTATGCTTCCAACTCCAGAAGTCGCACTATTTATGCAAAAAATGATGATATTTATTGAGTTAGCAATTGGATTAGCCATTCTTGCCGGTTTATTCACATGGTTAGCAAATGCTGCAAGTGCTGGATTCCTAGTAATGTTTACACTTACTGCAATGCTTGGCTGGGATAAAGTTTGGGCATTGCCAGCTTCTATTGCTTTAATGAATGGGTCTGGTCGTACATTTGGATTAGATTATTGGGTTGTTCCTTTCCTTCAAAGAAAATTGGGCGACTGGTGGTATGGTAAAGAACGAGCGATCTATAAAGACTATAAATAA
- the modA gene encoding molybdate ABC transporter substrate-binding protein: protein MKKHFQPIMLLITILILASCSDNHGQSAASKQEPISITISAAASMQDALESIKEKFEKEHPDITLTFNFGSSGALQQQISQGAPVDLFLSAAKDKMALLIKGGFISESDHTNLVKNNLVLITNKQSDTTINNFADLETLDKEKIAIGIPKSVPAGNYAKETLQSLHIWEKVQENIVPAKDVRQVLSYVETNNVAAGIVYGTDAKTSDAVQVAAIADEASHSPIVYPLGIIKDSKHYQAAKVFYDYLQTPISLEVFKENGFIVN, encoded by the coding sequence ATGAAAAAACACTTCCAACCTATTATGCTCTTGATTACGATATTGATTTTAGCTTCTTGCAGCGATAATCATGGGCAATCAGCAGCATCTAAACAAGAACCTATTTCCATAACCATCTCTGCTGCTGCCAGCATGCAAGATGCGTTAGAGTCAATCAAGGAGAAATTCGAAAAGGAGCATCCAGATATTACCCTAACTTTTAATTTTGGTTCATCTGGAGCATTGCAGCAGCAAATTTCCCAGGGAGCTCCAGTCGATTTATTTCTTTCTGCAGCAAAGGATAAGATGGCCCTTTTAATAAAGGGTGGCTTCATTAGTGAATCCGATCATACGAACTTAGTTAAGAATAATTTAGTATTAATCACCAATAAACAGTCTGACACTACTATCAATAACTTTGCAGATTTAGAAACATTGGATAAAGAAAAAATCGCTATCGGTATACCCAAATCCGTTCCAGCAGGAAATTATGCAAAAGAAACACTGCAATCCCTGCATATATGGGAAAAGGTCCAAGAAAATATCGTTCCTGCAAAGGATGTGCGCCAAGTTCTATCTTATGTAGAAACAAATAATGTAGCAGCAGGCATTGTTTATGGAACCGACGCAAAGACTTCGGATGCTGTTCAGGTAGCAGCAATTGCGGATGAAGCAAGTCATTCTCCCATTGTTTACCCTCTAGGCATCATCAAAGACAGTAAGCATTATCAGGCAGCTAAAGTTTTTTATGACTATTTGCAAACACCCATTAGTTTAGAGGTTTTTAAAGAAAATGGATTTATTGTTAACTAA
- a CDS encoding polyprenyl synthetase family protein, with protein sequence MRVHQMWDTYPELKNDLSKVLQLIESNIRVRDKVVEKTIKDLIYSGGKLLRPAYSLLCSQIGPSKDKNRAIAVAAALETLHMATLIHDDVIDESPTRHNIPTIHTHNGNKFAIYAGDYLFCVCFTILSKYATSLSHLEFNARSMEKILSGELDQLNARYQSTVTVKKYLARVSGKTAQLFAVSCYSGAVESEASRPLAMNAWNMGHYIGMAFQIMDDILDYKGNSQTLGKPVMADIKQGHYNLPLIYAIQANPHELIPILDKKEALTNEDLAQLSKLIAKYKGVEKAELLAKKYTEKAIKQLNKLPDGDYKNRLFEITLSLLNRNV encoded by the coding sequence ATGCGTGTACATCAAATGTGGGATACGTATCCAGAATTAAAAAATGACTTGTCAAAAGTACTTCAATTAATTGAAAGCAATATTCGTGTTCGTGATAAAGTAGTTGAAAAAACGATTAAGGATTTAATTTATTCCGGTGGCAAGCTACTTAGACCTGCCTATTCCCTACTTTGTTCACAAATAGGTCCGTCTAAAGATAAAAATCGTGCAATAGCAGTGGCAGCAGCGTTGGAAACCTTGCATATGGCGACGCTGATTCATGACGATGTTATTGATGAATCGCCAACACGACATAACATTCCAACCATTCATACTCATAATGGAAATAAGTTTGCCATCTATGCGGGTGATTATTTATTCTGTGTTTGTTTTACCATTTTATCTAAGTACGCAACATCTCTTTCCCATTTAGAATTTAATGCCCGAAGCATGGAAAAAATCTTAAGTGGGGAATTAGATCAATTAAACGCTCGATACCAATCTACTGTTACGGTGAAAAAATATTTAGCAAGAGTATCCGGAAAAACAGCCCAGCTTTTTGCCGTAAGCTGCTATTCTGGTGCGGTTGAAAGTGAAGCAAGCAGACCACTCGCCATGAATGCTTGGAATATGGGGCATTATATTGGGATGGCTTTTCAAATAATGGACGATATTCTCGATTATAAAGGAAATTCCCAAACATTAGGAAAGCCTGTGATGGCAGATATTAAACAAGGTCACTATAATTTACCACTTATCTATGCAATCCAAGCAAATCCGCATGAGCTGATTCCTATATTAGATAAAAAAGAAGCCTTGACTAACGAAGATCTGGCACAGCTTTCTAAACTTATCGCTAAATATAAAGGAGTAGAAAAAGCAGAGCTCCTTGCTAAAAAATATACAGAGAAAGCAATTAAACAACTAAATAAATTACCTGATGGGGATTACAAAAACCGTCTTTTTGAAATTACGCTTAGCTTATTAAATAGGAATGTGTAA
- a CDS encoding energy-coupling factor transporter ATPase — MQTVLEVEELSFRYDKKRDKSHVENISFLLSEGEWTALIGHNGSGKSTLAHLLVGLLQPDEGKIKINGVSQKKGQGAQGIGIVFQNPENQFIGTTVEDDVAFGLENINMSYEEMHERVDQALTDVDMLGFRMVDPSQLSGGQKQRVAIAGMLALEPKVLILDEAFVMLDPRSRKELMAIIRKLKNKGMTILSITHDMEEAAQADRVMVMEQGRITKIESPSQLFYTDSTLEKPFSEKLRESLKNRGSKVPDKYMTEEEMVRWICKSN, encoded by the coding sequence TTGCAAACCGTTTTGGAAGTGGAGGAATTAAGCTTTCGGTATGATAAAAAGCGTGATAAGAGTCATGTGGAAAATATTTCCTTTCTATTAAGTGAGGGGGAATGGACAGCGCTAATTGGTCATAATGGAAGTGGGAAATCCACCTTAGCTCATTTACTTGTTGGCTTGCTTCAACCCGATGAAGGGAAAATTAAGATAAATGGAGTTAGTCAAAAGAAAGGGCAAGGTGCTCAGGGGATTGGCATTGTTTTTCAAAATCCAGAAAATCAATTCATTGGAACAACTGTAGAAGATGATGTGGCTTTCGGGCTGGAAAATATAAATATGTCTTATGAAGAAATGCATGAAAGAGTGGATCAAGCACTAACAGATGTAGATATGCTCGGCTTTCGCATGGTGGATCCTTCTCAATTATCAGGTGGACAAAAACAAAGGGTCGCAATTGCAGGAATGCTGGCATTAGAGCCCAAGGTACTTATATTGGATGAGGCCTTTGTTATGTTAGATCCAAGAAGTCGCAAGGAATTAATGGCAATTATACGCAAATTAAAAAATAAGGGAATGACAATCCTATCCATTACGCATGACATGGAAGAAGCTGCACAGGCTGATAGAGTAATGGTCATGGAACAAGGGAGAATAACAAAAATTGAAAGTCCCTCTCAGTTGTTTTATACAGATTCTACCTTAGAAAAACCATTTTCAGAGAAACTCAGAGAATCTTTGAAAAATAGAGGGAGTAAGGTTCCAGATAAATATATGACAGAAGAAGAAATGGTGCGATGGATATGCAAATCGAATTAA
- a CDS encoding YvrJ family protein has protein sequence MELVDMTQWMTMISNFGFPLTLSLFVLLRLDKKMDQLLKEWKETQENERKEKEK, from the coding sequence ATGGAATTAGTAGATATGACGCAATGGATGACAATGATTAGCAATTTTGGTTTTCCACTAACTTTATCTTTATTTGTTCTGCTAAGATTAGATAAAAAAATGGATCAGCTACTGAAGGAATGGAAGGAAACTCAGGAAAACGAGCGAAAGGAAAAGGAAAAATGA
- a CDS encoding FAD:protein FMN transferase, translating into MNKFKFAMILFLSLLLLIGCGKQKESDEMVNSNPYKRTEFLMGTVVTIKIYDKDKEAVLDKAFDRIELLASQITVNEDGSIVDEINENAGRNPVQVPEDIYRLVKAGKKYSEYSGGDFDITIGPLTNLWHIGFPDEKKPTQSEIDAVLPLINYKKIELNEEKQTVFLPEQGMMLDLGGIAKGFITDEVIKVLNDNKVESAIVDLGGNIYVKGTNPSGKPWEVGVQDPFSDRGEMVGKMEETNTSIVTSGIYERYLEVDGVKYHHILSPKNGYSVNNEVAGITIVSDKSFDGDGYSTTIFIKGIEEGLKAVEKMEGIEAIFVTKDKEVYLTSGLKGKFTLTNEKFKLANE; encoded by the coding sequence ATGAATAAATTCAAATTCGCTATGATTCTTTTTCTTTCCCTCCTTTTATTAATAGGATGTGGAAAACAAAAGGAATCGGACGAAATGGTAAATAGTAATCCGTATAAAAGAACGGAATTTTTAATGGGGACAGTTGTCACGATTAAAATCTATGATAAAGACAAGGAAGCTGTATTGGATAAAGCATTTGATCGAATAGAGTTATTGGCAAGTCAAATCACAGTAAATGAAGATGGGTCGATTGTTGATGAAATAAATGAAAATGCTGGTCGGAATCCAGTCCAGGTCCCAGAAGATATTTACCGTTTAGTGAAAGCTGGTAAAAAATATAGTGAGTACTCAGGAGGGGACTTTGATATAACGATTGGACCATTAACTAATTTATGGCATATTGGATTCCCGGATGAGAAAAAGCCAACACAATCAGAAATTGATGCTGTTCTCCCATTGATCAACTATAAAAAGATAGAGTTAAATGAAGAAAAGCAAACGGTATTTTTGCCAGAACAAGGAATGATGCTGGATTTAGGGGGAATTGCTAAAGGGTTTATTACAGACGAAGTTATAAAAGTATTAAATGATAATAAGGTAGAATCTGCGATTGTTGATTTAGGAGGAAACATTTATGTAAAAGGAACAAATCCTTCTGGAAAGCCGTGGGAAGTAGGAGTTCAAGATCCATTTTCCGATAGAGGTGAAATGGTGGGGAAAATGGAGGAAACGAATACTTCGATCGTTACTTCTGGGATATACGAGCGGTATTTAGAGGTGGATGGAGTAAAATACCATCATATTCTCAGCCCTAAAAATGGCTATTCTGTCAATAATGAAGTTGCGGGGATTACGATTGTTTCTGATAAATCATTTGATGGAGACGGATATTCAACAACCATATTTATAAAAGGGATAGAAGAAGGGTTAAAGGCGGTAGAAAAAATGGAGGGAATAGAGGCCATCTTTGTAACCAAGGATAAAGAGGTTTATTTAACTTCCGGTCTAAAAGGTAAATTTACTTTAACAAATGAGAAATTTAAATTAGCAAATGAATAA
- the modB gene encoding molybdate ABC transporter permease subunit encodes MDLLLTKEDWSNFWPPFSLSLQVSLIATVCVIVSGIILAALLARKKFKGKVLLETCLLLPIVLPPTVTGFLLLVVFGRNSIIGKGIEWLFQQPIIFTWWAAVIAAFIVSFPLMYQSAKAGFIQIDRSIEEAARVDGANEWKVLTSISIPLASHSLISGSILSFARGLGEFGATLMFAGNIPGKTQTLPTAIYVAIETGNMRMAWIWVITITIISFIMLALCQPKQQ; translated from the coding sequence ATGGATTTATTGTTAACTAAAGAGGATTGGAGTAACTTTTGGCCTCCCTTTTCTCTTTCCTTGCAAGTATCACTCATCGCCACTGTCTGCGTCATTGTTTCGGGAATAATTCTTGCCGCTTTATTAGCGAGAAAAAAATTTAAAGGAAAGGTATTGCTAGAAACCTGTTTGTTACTGCCAATCGTTCTTCCCCCAACAGTTACTGGCTTTTTATTGCTCGTTGTCTTTGGGCGCAATAGTATCATTGGAAAAGGAATCGAATGGCTTTTTCAACAACCAATTATTTTTACATGGTGGGCTGCGGTAATTGCAGCATTTATTGTGTCTTTTCCTTTAATGTATCAATCGGCAAAGGCTGGGTTTATCCAAATTGATCGTTCGATTGAAGAGGCGGCACGTGTCGATGGGGCAAACGAGTGGAAAGTTTTAACATCCATCTCTATTCCACTAGCCTCCCACTCGCTTATATCTGGAAGCATCCTTAGCTTTGCCAGAGGATTAGGAGAATTTGGTGCAACTTTGATGTTTGCCGGTAATATCCCAGGAAAAACACAGACACTACCTACCGCTATTTATGTCGCCATCGAAACTGGCAATATGAGAATGGCTTGGATTTGGGTAATAACCATCACCATTATTTCTTTTATTATGCTAGCCTTATGTCAGCCGAAACAACAATAG